One window of the Halobacteriovorax sp. JY17 genome contains the following:
- a CDS encoding recombinase family protein, producing the protein MYTKELINNLSECDLFNEKKDLVSTKSKKAVAMGRVSTKEQKDQGQSDDAQMARIRNYASSHKLSIVKEWDVAETASKHHARKNFHEMTNAVRDSQESKHPIKHIIFSHQSRSNRNRESAREIEMLIKLHDVTLHCVRDNLTLHANSPFDDWLRWDIFNNLNAKFIEDHKKNVFDGTRGRLSMGLFPGKAPYGYRNQRLAGGLSIFKIQEEEAEFISTAFQLFSTGNYSGPSLWKELKTMFPMTESPSGHKSLYRLLRKRFYYGEFEYMGKVLKSHPEHQPPIVSFNLWKSVQDKINGHERLKTSTKSLHYLGMISCGGFILDNTGRETDEVCGCKVTAEPKRKLLKDGTRKEYYYYHCSNTTRKCSQKNKAYMKEVAGRNVNYSQTQIEELFEEIFKPLAFEMDQVLWMQEILLSQHKDNSEDHSVKLSVLQRRQKMLESYIDKSYEDKLNGSIPEDMWRKKHELWMGEKDEILSEIESINSQKDEYIEEGINLIELAQHTENIYKNASPEVKRKLVEIVSSNRVLKDGSIEFYYQKPFNWLAESKGRHMWWRWRESNPRPNFFL; encoded by the coding sequence ATGTATACAAAAGAATTAATAAACAATCTGAGTGAGTGTGATCTCTTTAATGAAAAAAAAGATCTCGTCTCTACTAAGTCTAAAAAAGCTGTAGCAATGGGTAGAGTTAGTACAAAGGAACAGAAAGACCAAGGTCAATCTGATGATGCTCAAATGGCAAGGATTAGAAATTATGCTTCATCTCACAAGCTATCAATAGTAAAGGAATGGGATGTCGCTGAAACAGCTTCCAAACATCATGCAAGAAAGAACTTTCACGAAATGACCAATGCTGTGAGAGACTCTCAAGAGTCTAAGCACCCCATAAAACATATCATCTTTTCTCATCAATCTAGATCCAACAGAAATAGAGAATCTGCGAGAGAAATAGAGATGCTAATTAAACTACATGATGTAACTCTTCACTGTGTAAGAGATAACCTAACTTTGCACGCAAACTCCCCATTTGATGATTGGCTTAGATGGGACATCTTTAATAACCTCAACGCTAAATTTATTGAAGACCACAAAAAGAATGTTTTTGACGGCACGAGGGGGCGACTCTCCATGGGATTATTTCCAGGAAAGGCTCCTTATGGATATAGAAATCAGAGATTAGCCGGCGGACTTAGTATTTTTAAAATACAGGAAGAAGAGGCTGAGTTCATTTCAACAGCATTTCAGCTTTTCTCTACTGGTAACTATTCAGGTCCTTCTCTCTGGAAGGAGCTGAAGACTATGTTTCCAATGACAGAATCCCCTTCTGGCCATAAGTCTCTCTATCGTCTTCTAAGAAAGAGATTTTACTATGGTGAATTTGAATACATGGGGAAAGTGTTGAAATCTCATCCTGAACATCAACCTCCCATTGTTTCATTTAATCTTTGGAAGTCAGTACAAGACAAGATTAATGGACATGAAAGACTGAAGACTTCTACCAAGAGCTTACATTACTTAGGAATGATTTCATGTGGAGGATTTATTCTAGATAATACCGGTAGAGAAACAGATGAAGTGTGTGGGTGCAAAGTCACAGCAGAACCCAAGAGAAAGCTACTCAAAGATGGAACTCGTAAAGAGTACTATTACTATCACTGCTCAAATACTACTCGTAAATGTAGTCAAAAAAACAAAGCATATATGAAAGAGGTTGCTGGGCGTAATGTGAACTACTCACAAACTCAAATAGAAGAGCTTTTTGAGGAGATATTCAAGCCTCTAGCATTTGAAATGGATCAAGTACTCTGGATGCAAGAAATCCTTCTTTCTCAGCATAAAGATAACTCAGAAGATCACTCAGTCAAACTGAGTGTCCTTCAAAGACGTCAAAAGATGCTTGAGAGTTATATCGATAAGTCTTATGAAGATAAGCTCAATGGTAGTATCCCAGAGGATATGTGGCGAAAGAAGCATGAGTTATGGATGGGTGAAAAGGATGAAATTCTATCAGAAATTGAATCAATAAACTCTCAAAAGGACGAATATATTGAAGAGGGCATCAATCTCATCGAACTAGCGCAACATACTGAAAACATTTATAAAAATGCCTCTCCTGAGGTAAAACGAAAGTTAGTTGAAATTGTCTCATCGAACCGAGTTCTAAAGGATGGAAGTATTGAATTTTATTACCAAAAACCCTTCAATTGGCTAGCTGAATCGAAGGGGCGTCACATGTGGTGGAGGTGGCGGGAATCGAACCCGCGTCCGAATTTCTTTCTATAG
- a CDS encoding DNA primase family protein produces the protein MTTRELVKVKIVKDEEYPAHKLADEYIEIHAGHLIFYNGSMYYRHSNKYRKFENLSKFKLSVLVFLNSIGCVHYLLNSKVENITTAIKAKTTLNDERKPPFFLENDRKESFISLENGLLNINHFLKTKEVKIHKHTPSYFCTTCFEYPYIKDAIAPTWQKILDESLPDKDVQRSLQQLIGNALRYSNKHESMVFFLGKGRNGKSLILFIIRLLLGEDNISTLPLEDFGRRFSLYRTIGKLANIIGEVSDSSKLPETSIKSYISGEPFQADIKFQDPVIVYPTARIFAALNTFPGIRDTSDGFYRRIRLFPFKHQVPEEEVRPELMTDEFWNKSGELPGIFNWALEGLYDLETNGLLKAKGCEDVLREIRTLQNPVIAFLEEFIVQDEGSSSLAKHIHDKYSTFCVDHGYIVKDTSALGKAIRNVFPLAKQGGFASLGGGKRSRKWINIRLKKQDEFI, from the coding sequence ATGACAACAAGAGAACTAGTAAAAGTAAAAATTGTCAAAGACGAAGAATATCCTGCACACAAACTGGCAGACGAGTACATTGAAATACATGCTGGACACTTAATTTTCTACAATGGGTCGATGTATTACAGGCACAGTAACAAATACAGAAAGTTTGAGAATTTAAGTAAATTTAAGCTCAGTGTTCTTGTCTTCCTTAATAGTATTGGTTGCGTACACTACCTTCTAAATTCCAAGGTTGAGAATATTACAACAGCAATAAAAGCCAAGACAACTCTGAATGACGAAAGAAAACCTCCGTTTTTTCTTGAGAACGACAGAAAAGAATCATTTATCTCTCTAGAAAATGGCTTGCTTAATATCAATCATTTCCTTAAAACTAAAGAAGTCAAAATCCACAAACATACACCTAGCTACTTCTGTACGACCTGTTTTGAATATCCATACATAAAAGATGCAATTGCTCCAACATGGCAAAAAATCCTAGATGAATCTCTACCAGATAAAGATGTTCAGAGGTCACTTCAGCAACTAATCGGCAATGCCTTAAGGTATAGTAACAAGCATGAATCAATGGTTTTCTTTTTAGGAAAAGGTAGGAACGGAAAGTCATTAATTCTCTTTATTATAAGACTGCTTCTTGGTGAAGATAATATTTCCACACTCCCTCTAGAAGACTTTGGAAGAAGATTCAGCCTTTACAGAACCATTGGAAAACTTGCAAATATTATTGGTGAAGTTAGTGACTCAAGTAAACTTCCCGAAACATCGATCAAGTCGTACATCTCTGGAGAGCCTTTTCAAGCCGATATTAAGTTCCAAGACCCAGTTATTGTTTACCCTACCGCGAGAATCTTCGCTGCACTGAACACCTTCCCTGGAATTAGAGATACTTCAGATGGATTTTACAGACGAATTAGACTCTTTCCATTCAAGCACCAAGTTCCAGAGGAAGAAGTCCGTCCAGAGTTAATGACAGATGAGTTTTGGAATAAATCTGGTGAGCTTCCAGGTATTTTTAACTGGGCACTTGAAGGGCTTTACGATCTAGAAACCAATGGACTACTTAAAGCGAAGGGTTGCGAAGATGTACTCAGAGAAATTAGAACGTTGCAAAATCCTGTTATCGCATTCCTTGAAGAGTTCATAGTCCAAGATGAAGGTAGCTCCTCCCTAGCGAAGCATATACATGACAAATATTCAACATTTTGTGTCGACCACGGGTACATAGTGAAGGACACAAGCGCGCTGGGAAAGGCTATTCGAAATGTCTTCCCTTTGGCAAAACAAGGAGGGTTCGCCTCCTTAGGAGGAGGAAAGCGTTCCAGAAAATGGATTAACATTAGACTGAAAAAACAAGATGAATTTATTTAA
- a CDS encoding DUF2958 domain-containing protein, with amino-acid sequence MKLIPKSINVPSLGDTESIDDPDVLIKFFHPCSSWTWYVTEYSEEDNLCFGLIDGHEIELGYFSMDELSSLKVRGLPIERDLYWKPMKLSELKERLKNR; translated from the coding sequence ATGAAGTTAATACCAAAAAGTATAAATGTTCCAAGTCTCGGAGATACGGAAAGTATTGATGATCCAGATGTTCTCATCAAATTCTTTCATCCATGTTCTTCTTGGACATGGTACGTGACTGAGTATTCAGAAGAAGACAATCTTTGTTTTGGACTTATAGACGGTCATGAAATTGAACTTGGTTACTTTTCAATGGATGAGCTATCAAGCTTAAAGGTAAGAGGATTACCTATAGAGAGAGATCTTTATTGGAAACCAATGAAGCTTTCTGAACTTAAGGAAAGATTAAAGAACAGATAA
- a CDS encoding recombinase family protein, protein MRKVAIYCRTSTNMQQNGLEAQKRALVNYCKSKSITNFIIYEDSGISGTKKDRPALNEMMNEVDKGNIQVVIVYSFSRFARSTKHLLEALDLFRGKKTEFISLSENIDTTTHVGALIFSILAALSEFERELIVDRVKTGILNARANGKQIGRPKTRNDELIISLRSKGYTYKQIRELLGVGHGSITAAIREADRISKKKK, encoded by the coding sequence ATGAGAAAGGTAGCAATTTATTGTCGTACATCTACTAATATGCAACAAAACGGGCTCGAAGCTCAAAAGAGAGCACTTGTTAATTATTGTAAATCTAAATCTATTACAAACTTCATAATCTATGAAGACTCTGGGATATCTGGAACTAAGAAAGATAGACCGGCATTAAATGAAATGATGAACGAAGTTGATAAAGGAAATATACAAGTTGTTATTGTATATAGTTTCTCTCGTTTTGCGAGATCAACTAAACATCTATTAGAAGCTCTTGATCTTTTCAGGGGAAAGAAAACGGAGTTTATAAGCTTAAGTGAGAATATCGACACTACGACACATGTCGGAGCTTTGATTTTCAGTATCCTTGCTGCCTTAAGCGAGTTTGAACGCGAGCTTATAGTGGATCGTGTGAAAACTGGAATCTTAAATGCCAGAGCAAATGGAAAACAAATAGGTAGACCAAAAACTCGTAACGACGAGTTGATTATAAGTTTAAGAAGCAAAGGTTATACCTATAAGCAGATTCGGGAATTGTTAGGAGTGGGGCATGGATCAATAACTGCTGCAATAAGAGAAGCAGACAGAATATCTAAGAAGAAGAAATAA
- a CDS encoding helix-turn-helix transcriptional regulator, with amino-acid sequence MEFKDRLALLIEERDINLSQLSKATGIAKTSLHNYLVGTEPSMSKLEKLGEFFCCSIDYLVTGKAITNSMDEFIKNEVFKGVFEVTVKKVKKK; translated from the coding sequence ATGGAATTTAAAGACAGACTCGCTCTTCTTATAGAGGAGCGAGATATAAATTTATCACAATTATCTAAAGCTACAGGTATTGCTAAGACAAGCCTTCATAACTATCTCGTAGGAACCGAGCCTAGTATGTCTAAACTTGAAAAGTTAGGTGAGTTCTTTTGTTGTTCTATTGATTATCTTGTTACTGGGAAAGCTATTACGAACTCGATGGATGAATTTATCAAAAATGAAGTGTTCAAAGGTGTGTTTGAAGTGACAGTTAAAAAGGTTAAAAAAAAATAG